The following DNA comes from Candidatus Binataceae bacterium.
TTCCTCCACCGGATAACCGCGATAGGCGAGCCGCCCTTCGATAATCGAACTGACCGCCGACTCGGCGACAATCACGCCATAGGTTGAACCGTCGCTCGACGGCGGTTGCGCGACGGTCACCCACGAAGACGCGTCGGGCAGGCTGCGTCCGCGCCGCCCGCCCTCGGCGGTGGCCAGATCGCGGAGCGCGTCGATATCGTCGCGGCGGTAGAGCGCCTGGCGTCCGATACGCCGGCGATAGCTGCGAAGCCATCCGCGGCTGACGTAGGCGTAGAGCGTGCCGAGCTTGACCCCGAGCTGCGCGGCGGCTTCGTCCGCGGTGAGCATCCGGGCCGCCCGCTCGGCTTCGCGCGTCGCCATCTATTCTTTCCCTGGCCCGGCGGCTGCTGATGCCATATCGCAACTATACGCGGCGCAACACGCCGAGCCAGCGCCCGTAGCACTTCTCGATCGGCCTGGTGAATGAAAGGTCGGCATAGCACGCCGCCATCGTGAAGTATCCGCTCGCGCGCGCAGCCAGCTCGAGCAGGCTCGGCAGGGTGTAGCGCACCGGCACGATGTCGCGCGTGACCACCGGTCCGGCGGGAAAATGAATCGTGCACTCGAGCTCGTAGATCGAATGCAGTCCCGACGACCAGGCGATCGGACAATGGTATTCGCGCACGTCGACTCGCGTTCCGGCGGCCAGCACCTTGCGCTTGCGCCAGAGCTTGCGCGCGGCGACTACCTCGACGCCGTCGTGGCGATCGATATCGACGCAATAGAGTCCGCCGCGTCCGAGCATCCGGCCGACCGACGCCAGATGGGAAAGCAGCTCGCGGTTGCCGGTCATGATCGGAAACGTCTCGGACATGAAGAAGGCGGCGTCGAAAGGACGCTCGGGAAGCCGAAACCGCTCGATCGATCTCCGGTAAAAGCGAATCGGCGCAGCGCCCGCCGCCTTGCGTCCGGCCGCGATCATCGTCGGCGAGCGGTCGATGCCGGCAACCGTAATTCCCGCGCGCGCAAGCGCGATCCCGTGCGGAGAATCGCCGCACGCGACGTCGAGCACGCGGCGCACGGGGCGCTTCAGATGGCGATGCCAGACCTTGCGCATGAAATCGATCTCGGCGCCGATCTCGGCGGGCTTCTCCATGTGCACGCGGCGGAAAATCGCTGGATACTTGTAGATGCTTGGCTCCATCGCGATCCGAGATTAGCCGCGCCCCGGAGCGATCACCAAGCCGCTCCCACCCGCTTCTTGCCGGCACACGCCAAATGTGCGATTCGCGCTATATTCGGGGCGCGACCGAACTCATACGGAGAGTGCAAGGACGATGAGCAAGCCGCTTGAGGGCATCAAGGTGATCGAAGTCGGGCAGGAGATCCAGGGACCGTTCGCGGCGCTGGTCCTCGCCGACATGGGTGCAAGCGTAATCAAAATCGAAAACCGCGAGACCGGCGATTTGAGCCGATGGCTGACGTGCGGCCTGATCGGCGGGCCCGAGGCCAGGAACCAGGACGTTTCGTTCTACTTCACCGCGATGAATCGCGGCAAGCGCAGCATCACCGTCGATCTCAAGAAGCCCGGCGGCGTCGCGCTCATCCATCGCCTCGCCAAATCATGCGACGTTTTGCTCACCAACTACCGCCCCGGCGTGCTGGACCGCCTCGGACTCGGCTTCGACGACCTGCTCAAGGATAATACGAAAATCGTCTATGCGCAGGCGAGTTCATGGGGACCGAAAGGGCCGTGGGTCAAGCGGCCGAGCCGCGACACGCTGGCGCAGGCGGCTAGCGGCCTGATGGCGAAGACCGGGATGCCCGAGAATCCGCCGCTGGCCGCAGGAATCGCGGTGG
Coding sequences within:
- a CDS encoding CaiB/BaiF CoA-transferase family protein, encoding MSKPLEGIKVIEVGQEIQGPFAALVLADMGASVIKIENRETGDLSRWLTCGLIGGPEARNQDVSFYFTAMNRGKRSITVDLKKPGGVALIHRLAKSCDVLLTNYRPGVLDRLGLGFDDLLKDNTKIVYAQASSWGPKGPWVKRPSRDTLAQAASGLMAKTGMPENPPLAAGIAV
- a CDS encoding methyltransferase domain-containing protein translates to MEPSIYKYPAIFRRVHMEKPAEIGAEIDFMRKVWHRHLKRPVRRVLDVACGDSPHGIALARAGITVAGIDRSPTMIAAGRKAAGAAPIRFYRRSIERFRLPERPFDAAFFMSETFPIMTGNRELLSHLASVGRMLGRGGLYCVDIDRHDGVEVVAARKLWRKRKVLAAGTRVDVREYHCPIAWSSGLHSIYELECTIHFPAGPVVTRDIVPVRYTLPSLLELAARASGYFTMAACYADLSFTRPIEKCYGRWLGVLRRV